In a single window of the Pseudodesulfovibrio profundus genome:
- a CDS encoding bacteriohemerythrin → MRLKFVLYASVGTLFGIGLAMFLATFFISSAQKDDGLVINLAGRQRMLSQKMAKEVLLYHQAVASEQDGSAMKTQVLSTMELFDKTLKALANSGQAPVTVDPAGPAKMIPAASEEVGKQLATVESFWAAYQGDIRLILEKHELNKDFLSNSLNVLKEMNKAVGMMQAESEERVQGLIISQIAGIIVMALIVVIALLVISRKIIAPMNKFKDAMEKMSGGDLTHLCEMQSRDEIGEVNQALNDMSARLAQIVDDVKRSAGNVASGSSELTDTTNMLASGTSHQASAIEHIADLMKGMLDSISRTSRTSESTKETALKAAVDAKRGGESVSSALEAVKTIADRITVIEEIARQTNLLALNAAIEAARAGEHGKGFAVVAAEVRKLAERSGQAASEIGELSSNTIRMSDEAEELLRSLVPGIEDTAEMIEEISASSKEQHQSVIDVENAVSRLESTIQQNASISEELAATTENLSDQASQLRNEMQFFRTCEDEEQSYSPSSYSSEVEYNPSVVRSEPVRRPVTASAPPPPRLERPQAPVSSPPSDHGGKILMERDASFNTGIVEIDDQHRQLVDMLNRLNGAMAHGEGASVLGNIFDELKAYTISHFGTEEKLFDETGYPGAEQHKQIHANLLEKVMELESDFKSGRVTMSREILMLLKDWLQNHIKGVDMEYVDHLKANASGISLS, encoded by the coding sequence GTGAGGCTGAAATTCGTTCTCTATGCATCTGTCGGCACGTTATTTGGTATCGGGCTGGCAATGTTCCTGGCTACCTTCTTTATTTCATCAGCACAAAAAGACGACGGTCTGGTCATCAACCTGGCAGGTCGGCAGCGCATGCTGAGTCAGAAGATGGCGAAAGAAGTCCTCCTTTATCATCAGGCGGTTGCATCCGAGCAAGATGGCAGCGCGATGAAAACGCAGGTCCTGTCCACCATGGAACTGTTCGACAAGACACTCAAGGCGCTCGCCAACTCCGGACAAGCCCCGGTCACGGTTGACCCTGCTGGCCCGGCAAAGATGATCCCCGCTGCTTCCGAGGAAGTGGGAAAGCAACTGGCAACAGTCGAATCATTTTGGGCAGCATATCAAGGTGATATTCGTTTGATTCTTGAAAAGCATGAGTTGAACAAGGACTTTTTGAGTAACAGCCTGAATGTTCTCAAAGAGATGAACAAAGCGGTCGGCATGATGCAGGCCGAGTCCGAAGAACGGGTGCAGGGGCTTATTATCAGCCAGATCGCTGGCATCATTGTCATGGCTTTGATCGTGGTGATTGCACTATTGGTAATCAGTCGTAAAATTATTGCTCCTATGAATAAGTTCAAGGATGCAATGGAAAAGATGAGTGGCGGTGATCTGACGCATCTTTGTGAAATGCAAAGCAGAGATGAAATTGGTGAAGTGAATCAGGCTCTTAATGATATGAGCGCACGTCTGGCCCAGATTGTTGATGATGTGAAGCGGTCGGCGGGCAATGTGGCTTCCGGTAGTTCTGAGCTTACGGACACGACCAACATGCTCGCATCCGGAACGTCACATCAGGCTTCTGCCATCGAACATATCGCGGATTTGATGAAGGGAATGCTCGATTCCATCTCCAGAACGTCAAGGACATCAGAAAGTACTAAGGAAACAGCTCTAAAAGCTGCGGTGGATGCCAAGCGTGGTGGTGAGTCGGTTTCTTCGGCCCTTGAGGCGGTCAAAACCATCGCAGACAGGATTACCGTGATTGAAGAGATCGCCCGGCAAACCAATCTGCTCGCCTTGAATGCCGCCATTGAAGCGGCCCGGGCCGGTGAGCATGGCAAGGGCTTCGCCGTGGTTGCTGCCGAGGTTCGCAAGCTCGCAGAACGTAGCGGGCAGGCTGCCAGTGAGATCGGCGAGCTGTCATCCAATACGATCAGGATGTCGGATGAGGCCGAGGAACTGCTGCGTTCCCTTGTTCCCGGCATTGAGGATACCGCAGAAATGATCGAGGAGATATCTGCGTCAAGCAAGGAGCAGCATCAGAGCGTCATTGATGTGGAAAACGCCGTAAGCCGCCTTGAATCGACCATCCAGCAAAATGCTTCCATCAGTGAAGAGTTGGCTGCCACGACGGAAAACCTCAGTGACCAGGCTTCACAATTGAGAAACGAGATGCAGTTTTTCAGAACATGTGAAGACGAAGAGCAATCGTATTCTCCCTCCTCGTACTCGAGCGAAGTGGAGTACAACCCCAGTGTGGTCAGGTCGGAACCCGTTCGGCGTCCGGTGACTGCGAGTGCTCCTCCGCCTCCCAGACTGGAGAGACCGCAAGCGCCTGTGAGTAGTCCTCCGTCAGATCATGGCGGAAAGATACTCATGGAGAGGGATGCCTCTTTCAATACCGGTATCGTGGAGATAGACGACCAGCATCGCCAACTGGTGGATATGCTCAATCGATTGAATGGAGCCATGGCACATGGTGAAGGGGCCAGTGTTCTTGGTAATATCTTTGACGAGTTGAAAGCCTACACCATCAGTCATTTTGGAACGGAAGAAAAACTGTTTGACGAGACAGGGTACCCGGGGGCTGAACAGCACAAACAGATTCACGCGAACCTGCTGGAAAAGGTTATGGAGCTTGAATCGGACTTCAAGTCCGGTAGAGTGACCATGAGTCGCGAAATCCTGATGCTCCTGAAGGACTGGCTCCAGAATCATATCAAGGGTGTGGATATGGAATATGTTGATCATCTGAAAGCGAATGCTTCCGGTATCAGCCTTTCATAG
- a CDS encoding MFS transporter — protein sequence MTNAHLIEDHAKRTRNVLYFVTFLVCLGIGSFAYTIPLISLDQRMDFTWLGSAFAGFYLARLIAAPIFGLVADTFGTRRTLISAMIIGCLVPFVYFLIPTITTLYFVQFCIGITAGAIRPVGMAALGDASSQSVLPRQFATYASIFSAAAVAGPILGSLLYADKSVPHVLITLSTCMGLAVATAFLFLPDSAARPSKAANEPKTKLSRHTIMGLLIAICGRTMGLGFLAAFYPIILSTIIGKNGLQIGFIFAIPGAATFLGLLITSRFSHQKPHLIQVLTGLLISACSLYLLADCTQAWQFAILGMTMGLGAAWSIPPSMALASSATDNKGTVFGVANMAAGVGFLTGPLLGGMIIQNYHSPLPAMQVLGLLGAASTIPICAIILRDRLHWGIRTAYVLTGSMAAILLLTAGVRMSHDTNSPTDTLHRFTDVAMGTIVNLTLEADSREQASMAAKRTITAMRSIQQDFDFRNPEGSIGRINTHAGTSWVQPSLRTYTLLKRSVDISHKSNGVFDPTIGALTSMPVYYAIDPTIAREKTDLVNFRQVLFDHEGKRVRLEQKGMVLDLGGIAKGTIVDMAVNLLREQGIRAGIVEAGGDFYCFGDRDWTVGIRHPRNASVYQTITVREKGVCGSGDYQQFITTETTTTPSIRHHIINPSTMEPATESIGVSVIADTTETADALATTLFIMGPAKGTAFLDSHYPDSASIWFLPNDTVTTSSNFPR from the coding sequence ATGACAAATGCCCACTTGATCGAAGACCATGCAAAAAGAACGAGGAACGTCCTTTACTTCGTCACCTTTCTCGTATGCCTGGGTATAGGGTCATTTGCCTATACGATACCCTTGATCTCACTTGACCAACGCATGGACTTCACGTGGCTGGGCAGTGCGTTTGCAGGGTTTTATCTGGCCAGGCTGATAGCCGCACCGATTTTCGGACTTGTCGCCGACACTTTCGGCACCCGACGCACGCTTATTTCGGCCATGATAATCGGATGCCTCGTTCCTTTCGTATATTTTCTCATCCCCACGATAACAACGTTGTACTTTGTCCAGTTCTGTATCGGGATAACTGCCGGGGCAATTCGCCCTGTGGGCATGGCGGCCTTGGGGGATGCAAGCTCCCAATCCGTACTCCCCAGACAGTTTGCAACATACGCATCCATTTTCAGTGCGGCAGCAGTTGCCGGTCCCATTCTTGGTAGTCTTCTCTATGCAGATAAATCCGTACCCCATGTGCTGATAACGCTTTCCACCTGTATGGGGCTTGCGGTCGCAACAGCGTTCCTGTTTCTGCCCGACAGTGCTGCCCGCCCCTCCAAAGCTGCCAATGAACCAAAAACGAAACTCAGCCGCCATACAATCATGGGGCTTCTTATTGCCATATGCGGCAGAACAATGGGGCTGGGATTTCTTGCCGCATTCTACCCAATAATATTATCCACTATCATAGGAAAAAACGGCCTTCAGATTGGCTTCATCTTTGCCATCCCCGGGGCGGCAACTTTTCTCGGGTTGCTGATAACGAGTCGATTCTCACATCAAAAACCGCATTTGATTCAAGTCCTGACAGGCTTGCTGATCAGTGCCTGCAGTCTGTACCTGTTGGCCGACTGCACACAAGCATGGCAGTTTGCCATTCTCGGCATGACCATGGGACTGGGTGCAGCATGGTCAATCCCGCCATCCATGGCTCTGGCTTCCAGTGCCACCGATAACAAGGGAACGGTTTTCGGGGTTGCGAATATGGCAGCCGGTGTGGGTTTCCTGACAGGCCCGCTGCTCGGTGGTATGATCATACAGAATTATCACTCACCACTTCCAGCCATGCAGGTCTTGGGCTTATTGGGTGCCGCATCCACGATCCCGATTTGTGCCATCATCCTGCGCGACCGACTCCACTGGGGAATCAGGACAGCCTATGTGCTAACCGGATCAATGGCTGCCATTCTGCTGCTTACGGCCGGAGTGAGGATGTCCCACGACACCAACTCCCCCACCGATACCCTCCACCGATTCACTGATGTCGCCATGGGAACTATTGTCAATCTGACCCTTGAGGCAGACAGTCGGGAACAAGCCTCCATGGCCGCAAAGCGAACGATCACGGCAATGCGCTCCATCCAACAGGATTTCGACTTTCGTAACCCCGAGGGTTCCATCGGACGCATCAATACACATGCCGGCACGTCTTGGGTTCAACCATCACTTCGCACCTACACCCTGCTGAAGCGATCCGTCGATATCAGCCACAAGAGTAACGGCGTTTTCGATCCCACCATCGGGGCTTTGACGAGCATGCCTGTCTACTACGCCATCGACCCGACCATAGCCCGTGAAAAAACCGATCTCGTGAACTTTCGGCAGGTCCTCTTTGACCATGAGGGGAAACGGGTACGACTTGAACAAAAAGGCATGGTCCTTGATCTTGGAGGAATCGCCAAAGGGACTATCGTGGATATGGCCGTCAACCTGCTGCGGGAACAAGGAATCCGTGCCGGAATAGTCGAAGCAGGCGGCGATTTTTACTGTTTCGGTGACCGCGACTGGACTGTCGGCATTCGCCACCCGAGAAACGCTTCAGTGTACCAGACAATCACCGTCCGCGAGAAAGGCGTGTGCGGCTCCGGCGATTACCAGCAGTTCATTACAACCGAAACGACCACAACACCTTCCATTCGTCATCACATCATCAATCCATCGACAATGGAACCTGCGACCGAATCCATAGGTGTATCCGTTATTGCCGACACAACAGAAACAGCCGATGCGCTGGCAACCACACTATTCATAATGGGACCGGCCAAAGGGACCGCCTTTCTGGACTCTCATTACCCGGACAGTGCCTCCATCTGGTTTCTCCCCAACGACACAGTTACCACTTCAAGCAATTTCCCCCGCTAG